A portion of the Geminocystis sp. M7585_C2015_104 genome contains these proteins:
- a CDS encoding DUF3153 domain-containing protein, producing the protein MKRLLLFLSLLILLSGCVRYDVGIRFPQANGGEIVQHVKLGQQLVNFSGEEVNEWLKSIEQRASSLNGRSKRLNDYELVVAIPFYNGKELVEKFNEFFASSPEPQKIPKKNPDYFNLSARMNLEQNNWLFLERNVLEFEADLTPLALVSKEGNIIISGEDLMDLRFKLNIPLLVKIAGEGVKWQKTGNQEYEIRLSPGKINRIKAVFWVPNYVGLGTMAIIIFVSLGYYLKYKKMPLLEGTREGL; encoded by the coding sequence TTGAAGAGACTCTTACTGTTTTTGTCCTTGCTAATCCTTCTAAGTGGTTGTGTTCGTTATGATGTGGGTATTCGGTTTCCCCAAGCCAATGGGGGAGAAATAGTCCAACATGTGAAATTGGGGCAACAGCTAGTCAATTTCAGTGGTGAGGAAGTCAATGAGTGGCTGAAAAGCATAGAACAAAGGGCCTCTTCATTAAACGGGAGGAGTAAACGTCTTAACGACTACGAATTGGTGGTGGCCATTCCCTTTTACAATGGCAAGGAGCTAGTAGAAAAATTCAATGAGTTTTTTGCCTCCTCCCCCGAGCCACAAAAAATCCCTAAGAAAAACCCCGACTATTTCAACCTATCTGCCAGGATGAACCTGGAGCAAAACAACTGGCTTTTTCTAGAGAGAAACGTCTTAGAATTTGAGGCAGATTTAACACCTCTAGCTCTGGTTTCCAAAGAAGGCAACATCATCATTTCCGGAGAAGATTTAATGGATTTGAGGTTCAAGTTGAATATCCCCCTGTTAGTAAAAATAGCAGGCGAGGGAGTCAAATGGCAAAAAACAGGAAACCAAGAGTACGAAATAAGACTGTCTCCAGGGAAAATAAACAGGATAAAAGCAGTTTTTTGGGTGCCTAATTATGTAGGGTTGGGCACTATGGCAATCATAATTTTCGTGAGCTTAGGGTACTATTTAAAATACAAAAAAATGCCCCTCCTAGAGGGGACAAGAGAAGGACTTTAA